One stretch of Oculatellaceae cyanobacterium DNA includes these proteins:
- a CDS encoding plasmid partition protein ParG → METLSFVAVAPCQNADMGKETMHVVIPSDLKKQFKAACVMEGVNMSDVVVELLKDWMEKRKGKAIEGVESDRT, encoded by the coding sequence ATGGAAACATTATCTTTTGTTGCTGTTGCCCCATGTCAAAATGCTGATATGGGAAAAGAAACTATGCACGTTGTAATACCTTCGGATTTAAAAAAGCAGTTCAAAGCCGCCTGTGTAATGGAGGGGGTCAACATGAGCGACGTTGTTGTTGAACTACTGAAAGATTGGATGGAAAAGCGAAAAGGTAAAGCTATTGAGGGGGTGGAGAGCGATCGCACCTAA
- a CDS encoding plasmid replication protein, CyRepA1 family — translation MTSPHVFDELAASAINPAIALFNFKIVASGNEGYEYLLYSDKLERLNTGRLSSKWLKRYKHLENGGLVCNGLDPFNKWREMLWCCLKPNTPKRDLDGKKLIKYEHPPKEETRAFFLRVPPSIREQIAQRYGIPSGINPELPLDMQFEQFWEWVICNSHKIPVIICEGAKKAAALLSAGYAAVAIPGIFQGFRTPKDKDGNRQLKARHLIPEIELITRGGREVYICFDQDQKQKTITNVNQAIATFAKLLEEAGSTVKVINWDNKLGKGVDDLIFNHGVEVFDEAYNRALTAYHYQRKATAALTYPVALTVDRRYLGNISIPESEKLVCFKAPKGSGKTETIAQLVGDAIQTGQAVLVLTHRVQLGEALCNRFGVPYVTQISDSETGKLFGYGLCVDSLHPNSQARFNASGWDDALVIIDECEQVFWHLLSASTEVAKHRVSILRQFKELIVNTITGGGRIILSDADLSDVSIDYIRGLSGVDLQPWILNNEYKPKDGGWTVYSYNDKNPARIVDGIEKAIADGQKLLILCSGQKITSKWGTQILEMRFKQKFPNAKILRVDSETISDLSHPAFGCVLHANETFKSFDIIIASPSIETGVSIDITDHFNSVWGIAQGNLAETSVRQQLARLRTDVDRHIWAASYGGKLIGNGATYSSALLTSQDRLYKAHIRLLKDTDFNSELIDESFDMVSLRTWAKMAARINAGKIKYRESILDGLASEGHTVIEMEPDTDPEGSKELSEELSELRDCCHLDEADLEAAVELVTPAEYEKLASKKAKTKEERLKERKYSRHLKYGVDVTQSLILKDDDGWHPQIQLHYYCTVGREHLKARDRKRTDAQLQLAEGALWKPDFNRSQLSVKVHSLETLGVLKLLSPKREYRRTDEDLIEFAENCKLYKKNIKEGLGVTIRDTDTPIAILQNLLKKVGLKLTYLKREGSNGDRVRVYGYTPPDDGREVIYAFWLERDITSTPGNSDQLTYGRDVA, via the coding sequence GTGACATCTCCCCACGTATTTGATGAATTAGCAGCAAGCGCCATAAATCCGGCAATAGCACTATTCAATTTTAAAATTGTCGCTTCTGGTAATGAAGGTTATGAGTATTTACTTTATTCAGATAAATTAGAACGTCTAAACACTGGTAGGCTCTCCTCTAAATGGCTAAAACGTTACAAACACCTAGAAAATGGCGGTTTAGTATGTAACGGGCTTGACCCATTTAATAAGTGGCGCGAGATGCTTTGGTGCTGCTTAAAGCCAAACACTCCTAAACGTGACCTAGATGGCAAAAAACTGATTAAATATGAGCATCCGCCCAAAGAGGAAACGCGAGCATTTTTCCTTAGAGTTCCTCCTTCGATTCGGGAACAGATAGCACAGCGTTACGGTATCCCGTCAGGAATTAACCCAGAGTTGCCGTTAGATATGCAGTTCGAGCAATTCTGGGAATGGGTCATCTGTAATTCCCATAAAATCCCTGTAATTATCTGCGAGGGTGCTAAGAAAGCGGCTGCACTGCTAAGTGCTGGTTATGCTGCTGTAGCAATTCCAGGTATTTTCCAAGGATTCCGCACACCAAAGGACAAAGACGGGAACCGACAGCTTAAAGCCCGTCACCTGATACCAGAAATAGAACTAATTACCAGGGGTGGACGTGAGGTTTACATCTGTTTTGACCAAGACCAAAAACAGAAAACAATTACAAACGTTAATCAGGCGATCGCCACATTTGCAAAATTACTTGAGGAAGCTGGCAGCACAGTTAAGGTTATCAACTGGGACAACAAACTGGGCAAGGGTGTCGATGATCTGATATTTAATCACGGCGTAGAAGTATTTGACGAAGCATACAACCGAGCGTTAACCGCTTACCACTATCAGCGTAAAGCTACTGCTGCTTTAACCTACCCTGTAGCCTTAACAGTTGACCGTCGATACCTGGGAAATATTTCTATCCCTGAATCAGAGAAGCTGGTATGTTTTAAGGCTCCAAAGGGTTCAGGTAAAACTGAAACAATAGCTCAGTTAGTAGGAGATGCCATACAAACTGGTCAAGCTGTCCTGGTCTTAACTCATAGAGTCCAACTTGGCGAAGCTCTCTGTAATCGGTTTGGGGTTCCCTATGTTACCCAAATTAGCGACAGTGAAACGGGTAAATTGTTTGGATATGGCTTATGCGTAGACTCGCTACACCCCAACTCTCAAGCCCGTTTTAATGCTTCTGGATGGGATGATGCCCTGGTCATCATTGATGAATGTGAGCAGGTTTTCTGGCATCTACTGAGCGCGAGTACTGAAGTAGCAAAGCATCGCGTCTCTATCCTGCGTCAGTTCAAAGAGTTGATTGTTAATACTATTACTGGGGGTGGACGTATCATTTTATCTGATGCCGACCTCTCAGACGTAAGCATTGACTATATCAGAGGTCTATCGGGCGTTGATCTTCAACCCTGGATTTTAAACAACGAGTACAAGCCCAAAGATGGGGGATGGACGGTTTACAGCTACAACGATAAGAATCCAGCCCGAATTGTTGATGGGATTGAGAAGGCGATCGCAGATGGGCAGAAACTTTTGATACTCTGCTCAGGGCAGAAAATAACATCAAAATGGGGAACCCAAATCTTAGAGATGCGCTTTAAGCAGAAATTCCCCAACGCCAAAATTCTCAGAGTTGATAGTGAAACTATTAGTGACCTATCACATCCTGCTTTTGGTTGTGTGCTTCACGCCAACGAAACCTTTAAAAGCTTTGACATAATCATTGCTTCCCCAAGTATTGAAACGGGCGTTTCTATTGACATCACAGACCATTTCAACTCTGTATGGGGAATTGCTCAAGGTAATCTCGCTGAGACATCGGTAAGGCAACAATTAGCGCGACTGCGTACCGATGTAGACCGCCACATCTGGGCAGCAAGCTATGGTGGAAAGCTCATCGGCAATGGAGCGACTTATTCTAGTGCTTTGCTAACTTCTCAAGATAGGCTTTACAAGGCTCACATCAGACTACTAAAGGATACAGATTTTAATTCAGAATTGATTGATGAAAGCTTTGACATGGTTAGCCTGCGGACGTGGGCAAAGATGGCAGCCCGTATCAATGCAGGGAAAATTAAATATCGTGAGTCTATCCTTGATGGGCTGGCTAGTGAAGGTCATACCGTTATTGAAATGGAGCCTGACACCGACCCAGAAGGCAGTAAAGAACTAAGTGAGGAATTGTCAGAACTGCGCGATTGTTGCCATTTGGATGAAGCAGATTTAGAGGCAGCAGTAGAATTAGTTACCCCTGCTGAGTATGAAAAATTAGCCAGCAAAAAAGCCAAGACCAAAGAGGAACGGCTCAAAGAGCGTAAGTATTCACGCCATCTTAAATATGGGGTAGACGTAACCCAATCGTTGATTTTAAAAGACGATGACGGCTGGCATCCCCAAATTCAATTACATTACTACTGCACAGTTGGGCGTGAACATCTCAAGGCTAGGGATAGAAAACGGACAGATGCTCAACTGCAACTGGCAGAGGGTGCACTTTGGAAACCTGATTTTAATCGTTCCCAATTGAGCGTAAAAGTTCACTCATTGGAAACTTTGGGAGTTTTAAAACTTCTCAGCCCTAAGCGTGAATACCGTAGAACTGATGAAGATTTAATTGAGTTTGCTGAGAACTGCAAGCTTTACAAAAAAAATATTAAGGAAGGTTTAGGGGTAACAATTCGGGATACTGACACACCGATTGCAATTCTCCAAAACTTACTCAAAAAAGTTGGATTAAAACTGACTTACCTCAAACGTGAGGGCAGTAATGGCGATCGCGTCCGAGTCTATGGCTACACTCCCCCTGATGATGGGCGCGAGGTCATTTATGCTTTTTGGTTGGAGCGTGATATTACGTCCACCCCTGGTAATAGTGATCAACTAACGTATGGGAGGGACGTGGCATGA
- a CDS encoding phBC6A51 family helix-turn-helix protein codes for MENNLPPNQLKAIELLVLGKPILQVAKECKVDQRTVLNWRKNSQFQQELEKQKTEIYEQAINAIRSMTGIATKQLGKLISDVDTPHSTRMKAIEFVINSIKPEQQKLDLLEAVKTLVENGVLPSEVLEKVGTAFSKFEQEIKQAFVVGSTGN; via the coding sequence ATGGAAAATAACTTACCCCCAAATCAACTTAAAGCCATTGAATTGCTCGTGCTAGGAAAACCAATTTTGCAAGTAGCGAAAGAGTGCAAAGTTGACCAGAGAACGGTGCTGAATTGGCGAAAAAATTCACAATTTCAGCAGGAATTAGAAAAGCAAAAAACTGAAATTTACGAACAAGCAATTAACGCGATACGGTCGATGACTGGTATTGCTACTAAGCAATTGGGGAAATTGATTAGTGATGTAGATACACCTCATAGTACACGGATGAAGGCGATTGAATTTGTTATTAATTCCATCAAGCCTGAGCAACAAAAACTTGATCTGCTAGAGGCGGTTAAGACATTAGTTGAAAACGGCGTTTTACCATCCGAAGTGCTGGAGAAGGTTGGCACAGCTTTTAGTAAATTTGAGCAGGAAATAAAGCAAGCCTTTGTTGTGGGCAGTACAGGTAATTAA